The Nymphaea colorata isolate Beijing-Zhang1983 chromosome 11, ASM883128v2, whole genome shotgun sequence genome includes the window AGCTAAGCTTTGTGCTCTAAAGCTGCTGTTCCATCACTTAAGTAGAACATTCAAATCTCTGACACCTGTGTGAAAAGAACAAGATTAGTATGCCTTTGTTTGGGACAGTCTAGCCACTGCTAAAGGACATAAATGCTCCTTTGTCATTGTCGTAGAAATGAACTTTATAATGTATTCAGATTGCGTAGTCTTTAGATGAGGCAAACACATCGTGAAGGAAAAGCTGAGCAACTTGCATGGTTTGTGGAATTACTAAATCCAATGATCAGCTCATCCATCAAAAGAAGACCATCTTTCTAGAACCAAGTGGGTTTGTCTTTGCAGCTTCATATTTGCAGGAttttgtcttgaaaaaaaacTATTCAGAAGTTCACTCATGGAAAAACTTGGCTTTCTATAATCAGGTAGGTATATAAGTTAGGCACGCAGTTAATGTTGTCTTGAATGTTTGTGTATTCTTTCTCCTACCTGTTGATGTCTATGAAAATAGAAGGCATCGTCTACATGTCATTTCTTGTTCCCTTGATGCTGATATTtgtattttgctttttcttgctgAGATGCAGGGTCGGAAGGCACGCTTAAAGGCCACACGCAGTACATCAGCTGTACAACGACAGTCTCGTGGTAGCCCTGTCTCTGCATACGCTGCATATTCCAGTTCTATGGGCTTACAAGCCACCGGTAGAACAGCAAATGGAATGATTGGCATGGCCTCGGAGGAGTATCAGAAGGGTGGAAAAGACCTTGCCAATGGTGCTTTAGAAGAATCATAAATATTAGATTATCTGGAAAAAATAGTTGTAGCTTAACTGATTTTGGTAGAAGCTAATCTGTATATTTTTAGCATATAATGCattcttttttctgttctttcccATCTCCACTCGAGTTCTCAACGTTTGCCTGGTTTAGTTTTTGACATGGTGTCATCAACATTCGAGCTGTATCAGTTCTAGATGAGACCAACTTTGGGAATCCTATTTTTCCATGAATCCTATCCAATGGTATAGGGTTTCTACTTCAAATTGGTTGTCGGTCAACTATATTTTCTCTGTATTATTAAGGGTTTGTTTGGCAGTATGAACACTGACTGTCCATCAAAGACTGAGTGGATTCATGTCATGCTAGttctaatgttttatgaattctGCCTCTAATCTTTGATGCAGATTCATGGGATACTCACATAGTGTTTCGTTTCACCCTTTCTTTACCAAGCCAAGGGGAGCTAGATCTAATAAATGTGAACCCAACTGGCACCAGCACCGTCGTTGTTGCTAAGGCCCCTCCCTCGGCCATCTGACATTAGCACCCTCTGCACCCTGCAGAACCTTCCTGTCATATAACTGAATTCAGCTGGACCATGCAACCCCTAGCGATTGACCTGGTACCCATCATGAAGCTGGAAAATGGAGGAAGTTACCCGTGGTTTGTGTCATGCTCAGCGTCCAAAATTTCTGCATAGAAATGAGCTAATCAATACTTGGAGGGAGTAGATTTGTACATACGTAATTTTTGAGTTCTTAAAAAAATGGACAGGAGCCTGTCTCCCAGCAGGCTTGGGTTGCATCGAAACACATGGAGTGTGTATACCTGCAGCAGGATGTGCCTCAGCTGTTATTTTGGCAGCCGTGGTTCGAATCACATATCAATCCATACTCAAGCCGATGTTATACGTATGGTTTAAACTCCGTGTATCCCAGGATGGCACACAAAAAGGGCTCTTAGATTGCTCAGATCTATCTGAACTCGCGTTGGAAAGAAAAACTAGAAAAGAGAAACTTGGCGATCTAAATACAAATAATTACCGAACTCGACGACACTAGTCAGTCCAGAAGAAACTCATTACCCCCAAGAACCGATATATTTCCCCACTTCTTTTTTATGACGATATATCTCGCCAAATACGACTCTGCACAGGGTTCCGCAGGTGGATCTGTCTGAAGCCTAACTTCTATTGCTTCTATTGTATCAACAAGCATCCCGAGTGCACGTATAACCTAGTTGCTCTAAGTTGAGTTCACGCTTATTTGTTGCAGAAAGAATTAAACGTACGTCAAAATCCTTTAAACTTGTTCCCAACATATCCCTGTTCAGGACTGCCTTAATAAACATATTGATCATGCTCCAATATTCGGAAAACCAATGATACTAATGATATGCTGCTGTTACGCAGACCAACCAGATTATGCCTACACAACCCTGGATTTGAAAGTGTGATGGATATTAACTTTTTCAAGTTGCAAATCCTTGGACAGGTGTACGTACCGACAGACTCGATTGAAATATCGTGAAAATACCACTTAGCATCCAACATGTTACTTTGGTATTTGTATCCACAATGACAGAACATCACACACAGTATATAGGATATCAGACATCGGGAAAGCACGCTCGAAAGGAAATACCTTAATCTTGCAACTGGAATCAACATGACTGGACCTCGCCGAAtgcagaaacacttggcctcacAATTTTCACGGTGGAATTTACAaataataaaagttataaaaatttACATCGATTTAGATATTTATCTAATTATATACGAGTAAgaattttaatcaaattttgatAGATTATTTCTGTTCGGGTTGACGTTTAAACCAATAGATTCAGTCTTGAGCTGCAAAAAGATCGCATTTTGCTCGCATGAAGATGAAGACCACTTCATAACACTCGGATTGCATGTATTTCACAGTCAAACCTGATTTCTAGGACCAATCCAATCTATTCGCTACACAATCATATAAAATACAAGGCCTTGAAACTTCCTGATCTATAAGGAGATTCCAAATAATAATAAGTCCGTTGATACCAAACTTCAAAGCATTAAACAAACGTAGGCAACATTAGGCCGTCGTTTTCTTGCTCTTACAGTATGACAAAAACGATTTACGAAAATAAACGCCAAGCTCTATCTAGGATATACAGTTAAAAACTTGTTAATAATCATCGCCTCTCGATACAACCTCCTTGCAAGTTGGTCGAAGTAGGATAGTGTGCTCAAACTGCGATACATAGCTGCCTTTCACATCGCACAAGGGTGGATATGGCTGCAAAATATTCTTAAGTTAACCGTAAAGACCATTTTATGGAGTGCAAAACAGATGTATCATCTGTTTAtgataaaccacaaaaaataaaacaccaATTGCATAATTAGAAGATACtaacaaaaaattgcaaatacaTGCTATCAAAAtggagacagaaaaagaaaggttccTATATACTGAAAGAGCAATAAATGCAAGAACCTATACATATATCGTTCACACAAATGGTATCAAAAATTCGGCATGCAACTTGATAGGCAAAAGTCTACAGCAtacaagcaaacaaatgagcTGAAGTTATCGTTAGGAAACAATCTTTCTAAACACAACTGCAACTTGCATTTTGACATGCGCCAGTGGCTCTACAAGCTGATATGTGTGAAAATATAAGAATCCTACATCCACATGAAATGAAgacacatttttaattttaacttcCTGGAAAACCGATTCAGGATTCGCACAAGCATATATTACATAAGATAAACAAATGAAACCAAATGACACCAGATGACCAGAATGACTGTTATAAACACAGTCAACAAGCACTTTAAGGCATggacaaaataaaaacataccTGAACTATTCCAGCATCAGAAAGGTTCTTAAGTGCCATCAGGTACTTTGTCTCCCCAAGTCGATCTAAATAGCGCCTACAGAAGGCCAATGTGGAAAAGTGCTTGTTGATAGTGCCAAGAAGTTGTTTTGCTCGGGGCAACCTTAAAGGTATGTGCCCAACATCAAAATTCTTCATGTAATGGCTGCACTCTAGGTCTTCTCTCACATATCCTTTTCCTAGAAATCAAAAATATTTGACCCCATTAGTGATTGCTTTCTCTTGGACATACATTTGTCTTTAACTGGTGACCAGAACAAGCGTAATGTCAAGACCATGCAATGCAAGGCACATGACAAGCATATTCCTACCTGTTGACCCAAAGGTCTCAATTGCATAAAATTCACCCTCCTCCATCTTAGTCTGTTCTCCTCCTTTCACAATTGGGACAGACTTTCCAGCATGAATTTGATAGCTACCTATGCTATGCCCATTTAAGTTCCGTATACTCTTGACTGccacaaaataaaagaagacaaTTCAGCCCAGCGGTCCCATGTTAACACACACTTGCAATTTCAGCAACTTACAGCTCTACAACATGAACAGAATAAATTCATGAAGAAAATAATCTCTATATGTGAACTGTGACCAAAACAAGACTGCAATACCTTGATAGGTTTTCCCATTGATCTCTACTTCATATGATTCCATTACCTCTTGGATTGCAGCACCAACATCACACAAGCGTACATCTATTCCAGCTTCCTGACAAGGAACAGGGGACACAAGATAAAAAACCTCAACAAGGCACGTTATGATCACGACTACCATGCAATTAtccattttatattaatttaaaGGAACTTGCATGAATTTTACCGTTTCTAGACATTAAAGTCCTTAAGAGACCTGTGAGAATCGTTATTAGCAGTATCCTACAATTGAGAGAGATATGGAGATGATCTCTTACATGAAGGCAAAGATTACCATACTTTTTACATGAGAAAATATtttacaagaagagagagagagcgagagagagagtcattcATGTAGTTTAGCATGGATAGCTTATTTCCTGTGTCCAAATaatagcattttttttaagatatgaaTGTCCTTGATGGCACACTATGTTGATTATTGGATTTCCAGCGCCTTGTGATTGTGATCTCAATGTTTTGAACTGCAATAATGCAATTAATATCATTATCTCTCAAGTTCTGATCGTTTGACTTCTGTTTttgtatttcaattttttttttttttggaatttcaaATAGAACTGTATGGATGATACAGTCACGATTTTACTTCCGAATTCTGataaagcatttggatgatgacgCACTCCTTACAACCTTTATTTAAACATTTTCACACCAAACAACTAGGCCTCTTTCTCAAATATGGGAGACAAAGAATAAGATCTTCCACATGAGAACAATTACCTTCATTCTTCACAAATTCAAGAATTTCTGCATAAGATTCAGTTAAAGTGAAAAGCTGGTGTGTGATCTTAAAATTGGTCTAAATTTTTTCCCCTACATGAAACAGATTAAAGCTAAAAAAGGCTCATGCATGAGTTAATACTCACTTTAATGCCAGTATTTGTAGCCTCCTTTGATGCTTCTAGCAGTGGATTAAACATGGGATTAAACGCCACAGTGAAAGCACAATCTACTATATGCCCTGAAAGTTCAGAACAAGACCATCAAGGAAGATTATAAAATCAATTCCTATGTCATTAGGCAGGAAGCAGAGATATAGGACGATCTATAAGAACCAAAACTTTGAAGAATTTCAAAGtgacatttttttccaaaaagggtGACTACAAGCATCAAGCacaagagagagtgtgtgtgtatatatatatgtatatataaagagaaagagggggagagagagagagagagagagtttataCCATCAATATGTGTACCAAAATCCAACTTCATGACATCATCATACTGAAGTACGGTCTTATCACCAGAATTAGGAGTCCAATGAGCTGCAACCCTAATTTGTAACGCCAGATAATAGATATGTAATTGAAGTGGAACAATGTAGTTAGCATTGCTTTACTGGGGAGACAAATATTACCAATTTAATGAGCATCCAGTTGGAAAGGCGATGCCTGCTTGGAGACCATTTTCTGAGATCAATTTACGAACTGTATTTTCTAGAGTTTCACATAGGTCAATCATTAACATCCCTGGCTTTAAAATGCTCCTTATATATTTCCGCACCTAATGACAAGATATGAAGAAGTCAATTGCATGGGAATAATGTAAAGGAAAAAGTGACAGAAGTAGCAGCAGATGCATATGTGTGGGGAgcgggggagagagaaagagagagtcacATCTCAACCTGTCGATGAACTTCAGCAGCTTGTCGAAGTGAATTGTATATGGGCTTCTCCAGGCGCTCAACTTCCCTCTTTTCTTCAGAAGTTGTTCGCCAGAGATTACTGAAGTAAAGAAGTCATTGTTAGAAATAAGATAGCATAGAAAAAGCTTATCCAAGGTGTGACAACAATGCCAACAATGTCAACGATAACATAGATTATCGGGATTAGCAAACCAAATGTATATTACCCCCGACTTTAGTTATCTATTAATATTAACAAGCGCAAATTTTGCAATCTTTTGAAGGCCTAGAATAGGACTCTTGAAAGACAGCTATGATGACACTATTGCGAGCTGTAAAACAGTTCCTATAGACTACCATCAGCTGTCCATGAGAAGGTTGTTTTGAATTCATGATGTACCCCTGATCGTACTTTCAACTTCAAATAAAAGGAGATTAGCTAAAagccctttttcttcacgaCTTATTTGATGAGTGGAAACCAGATGGCATAGAAAGCCACCTATGTGAGCCTCCTCAACTACCTATGAAATAGTTTGTGCAAGAAGCAattaaatctttcttttttttctttttttttgagaaaccTGATTATCGTGTTCAGGAATGGGCATAATTAAATTGCAACAACCCTATAAATCCTTGAATAAATAGTTGAACACTCATGACCTTATAGAGCATTTTCTTCCATTTAATCCCTCTCTTGCAGTATACACTTTTACCCATCATccatctgattttttagtttttacattATCATCAAAGCAATAAAGAGCCATTACTAATCACCATAAACCATAAGACCCTTATGTTTCAGAGATAAAACAAACGGATAAGGCTTGACCTCTCATGATAACGCCCTTCAAAGtcccttttcctctctttttatAGAAGTTATGCACAGAGAATTTTCTGAAAAGAAGATGGGGAAGATAAGTGACAAGGATTTCCCAACATAACCAGCTTACTCGCCATTTAACAAAAACATCCACCCACAACCAATTCTCAGAAAGATCcatgaaaagtttgaaattatCAACACCATCTCATCATCTGAGAAGGCGATTCTGGTATAAAAATTTTGGCCAACTTGATGCTCATAGGTTCATTAGTTGTTACAGTCATATTGTCCATATAGATATACAAAGTATGGATATCTATATGGATGTATATCTATATGGACAATATGACTGTAATGACTAATTGTCCATATAGATATACTCGTTTACCATCACTTGCCACATGCTTTCTTCAAAACAAACAGTATAACAAAGAGAAAATTCGCAAGTAAACAAGGATAAGAACAAACTTGCAGTGCCCACTAATACACAAGATTCAAACACAATTTATTTGTAAACACAGCATAATGTAGCAGATATCAAGTTCTTTACTGGGTCTACCTCTTAATTACGTAAACgataaaatatttatacttAGTTACTTACTCATCTTTATATTGCTGAATTTCACCCTCAGGGAAGTCGCCAGACGAAAATAGATCAACCACAGGAACTGATGGTGGATCAGTCTGCTCaagttgttctttctttttcctaaaCATGCCAATTGAATCATCACAAATACTTGCAAAAAGATTGACCCACAAAAACACATGCTCAAAAAAGATACACAAAATGTTACTAAGAACAGGCACTcacttgcttttgttttttttcttcttcttttttgttgtttctgtgGTAAGCATTTTCACAGTATGAGCACAACCAGCCAAATATTTGAGATATAGAGAATTATAAGCCATTCCACCAAATatttgagataaaaaaaaatataatccaTTCATACAAGATACACAGCAAACAAGAACAACTTTCTACATAAAAGAGAAGCAACAATTATCTGCATGAAATGCTATCCTTTTGAAGTATGATATGAAGAATCCCACAACATGGCACAGTTGCCAATGTGACAACATTTGAAACATCGTGATATTGCCGTCATTTTGCATAATACAATAGCATTTATGTAAAGTCACAAcctcttcaaagttcaaatcaaTAGAATTGAAGCCATAGTATCATCccaaattaaaaacaaaaaacgaaagTTCCTTATAATTGTCAACTTTATGGTCCATTTTGTaatgtttgttttattattgaCAAAACTTGTATGTGTTTCTTCATATGTTTGCCAGAAAAATACTAAATGACTATTAATGAATACCTGATTTgacatcatcaatatcattctAAGCAATTTCTTGTGAAGGGGGACTTTTCTTTTATGATATGATATAGTACTTGGAGAATtcaggattaaaaaaaaaaaagatatttaagatacttaaaattttataacatgaCCATTTTTGGCATTTCTCGTTCAGAAACAACAAACTCTTTAGATGATGAAGTACAAACAAATATTTTCGGTGCAAAAATAATTtccatataaaattttgaaacaaaaaaaaaatatatttattaaaaataaaaaaaatacatatttaaaGGATAACCGAAAATGATTAACATGATTTTCATCCGAAAAGGTATAGTCAAATTCATAAAATCAATCTTTCCATTTTTACAACATAAAAATTACAGGAATCCCAATACATCATGTAACGGACAGGTCAGGTTCTGTCCCCATTTGCAGTCTTAAAGGGAACATCCAACTGAGCACAGTAGTTTTCagcattttttatgaaaaaacaataaagaagCATTTACGAAAGTTTTTGTTCTTATGACAAATAACGTTTTATTTGTAGCCTTGTAGAATCATCAACCCAGTTTGTCTGGGTGCAACTTTGACTGTCTTTGGGACGGTCAGATCCGTAATTGCAGCATAAAGGAGCACACACAAATAGGTGGTTATCCAAATGTTTAAACATATTAGCCAAATGGGATATTATCTTATCGTGGTAGAATGTCACAGGTAATACAGTGAAATGAATAACAAAGACGTACCAACATGTAACATAACCTAACATAAAAGTCGCAAATTAAattttatagtaataaaaaaCCATTAAGATCAAAAtagtaagaaaaaaatagaagaataggaaaaaaaaaatctccttgTGGAAAAACATGAATTCATAAACATAAAGAAATAACAAGTACAAGCAACCTATAACAACCATTCTTTCACTACGAATAATCAAAATTGACCGCTTTAATtactttcaactttcaagacTTAAACAAGAgtcaaataaataattttttactaCATATGATTTACTCCTTGGAATCTTGACACAATTTAATGGCCATACAACTTGTacttttattttggaaaatcaGAAAAGCTTTTACAGAAAAACCATGAAAGCACTTCTTTTTGGCAGGAAATccctaattttatttttctactttAGATATGTAGGAATGACTTTCATGATGAACTTGACATCAGGCCTAGGTTTACAAACCCAGTGATTCAACTTCAAAGACAATTGACTAGTGTCTCACTGGTCATCTCAGTGACTCAGCCTGGATTTGACTTcaatttttcacataaaatCCATTTAAACATAACATTGATATATCACACATTATACGTATAataatgtatatgcatatatacataacaTCTGACTAGAGAgagtgtgtgcatgtgtgcatatatatattattcaatGTTGAGTAGTATGCACATGAGATGGAATTCATGAATGACTCTTAAGCCCACCCGTGACTCGACTGTCTTGGCAAATAACTCAATTGACTCAGCTGAAATTCACATGATTCAGCCTGGTCAACCCATAACTTACTGAGTCTTAACAGTTCCTGATTTATTTATTAGAACTAAGTTATTAAGCCAACTCAGTCGGCTCAGTGGAGATTTTAAACACCGGTTCAACCTTgagtgaaaaaaagaaatcatctTTGATACTTTTTATGTTCTCATTGTGTAACATAAGTTACACAAGATATTGTCTTACCATAACATATGATATGGGGATGCATCATAACTTACATCTTATACAGTTAAATCTCTTGCAACTACATTATATAATGTATTGTACGATATGCTATTTTACCTACAGGCTACAACACTAGTTATAAGAAAGATGACATTCATAAAACCTGCCTCTTAGTTGTTACATTTTTTGGGGTATGTGATATAACATTCCTCACCAACATGTCTAAGCACCCATATAGCCAGCAGTTAAAATGTGCATTCCCGTAAAGGTGCATGAATTTCATTTGTTATCCTATATTTATTTTGTCAAAGACCGAGGCACTATAGAAATGTTATATTCACGTTACTGACACAGAATTTGACATGTTTAACAAGGCTGGAAGTAAATATCCGTCATACCTGCACCATCACCTTGgacctcttcttcatcatcttgcaAGGATATCGAAGTGGCGACAACTTCTTGATCCCTTTCTTTGGGCTCAATATTCACTGTACCCACCACTGGAGCTacagactttttctttttcttcttcttggtagCTGCACTCTACAGGTGAAATCAACAGTCTGATTATTTtagttatcttttttctttacttaggtagttatttgaaaagaaaaaacaggaaaatggATTCAAGAAACCATCCACATGACATACAAACCTAGGACATCGAAAAAATTGACAATTCTAATAGAAAGACATCCCATAAAAGTGTACGTATCTGGAATAAGCAAAATAATGGAACCAGCATAAGGTATCAATAAACTATATCCCGGTAGCATTCAAGAATCAAATAAATACAACTGTCAACTAGCGACAGTAACAGTGTGCAGAATAAAACAGTTTATCCTGCTGCAGTGCTGCTCAACTTAATTAAACCAGTGATCTTTAAGTTTATTAGGTCTGCAAATAGAACTCCTGCAACTATACTCGAACCAGAAGTCTTTATGCAACTAGCAAATAAAAGAACGTGATAAGTTTCCTcaactatttttaaaatatatttgccGTAATGAACacaagccaaaaaagaaaaagaaaaaagaaaaaaatgggaacATGAAGCGTCGAATTTAAGAGGATATAACAAGCGATAATAGAAGAAGAGCAACACGCAGACCTATTTGAACAGCGAAATAAGATGCATTGACAAAGTGATGGAAGGACACCAACGATAAAAATCGTCAAATGGTGCATCATAATACTGTATAAGCAATAGAAATGCAGTTCCAGAAGCAATGAGATCCCAATTGGTTGGATAGTATTTTTGACATggtagaaaattttgaaggttGAAAGTCTCTCGCAATTTATTTTTGCCCTAAAGAAGTCACTCCACAGGACTTCGCAATAATCACAAGAAAGATTCTAAAAAATCTTCAACTTCCAGTATTCGCACATGCTAGGTGGCATACCAAAAACATATGAAATCGGCCTATCCGGACATTATTGGCTTAACTCTCCAAGCCGATAAGAACATTCAATCACATTCCACGAGCACAGTAAAGCAAAAATGATCTACCAATAAAGTAACATACTAGAAACGCAAAGGATGCTCCACTTTTCTAATCGCCacgaagaacaaaaaaacaataagatcGCGAAACGCGACTCCAAACcaaattcaagaaaagaaaggaagacgCTACTACATGACCGGAAAGCTCACATACCGCGCCATTGTCGGCCGTTTCAGGATGTTGGTCCACCTGCAAATGGTTCAATTGAATGGAAGCCTCTTCCATGCCTACCGCCGACGCGCTCCCGACCATCTTCGCGCCTTCTAACGGAAACCAAATGTGAATAACTGCGCCTAAATAAGACAGGAAAGCCCAATCCCCCAAAAGAGAAATTCCCGATCACCAGCAGGAGTTTCTGAAAAAGACAACCACtaaggagaaggagaagtcgGAGCCCGGAACCCTAACGAGGGAGACACCTCAAACCTCGTCTCTACCAAAACAAATGATGGAAGCACACAAGCCGGTAAgcccaacaaagaaaaagaaggctcACCAGCGTAATTCGGTGGCCAGGGGGTTCTGGGAGCCAAGATACtgcagaaacagagagagataAAGACAGAGGAGGTGGAAACATATGAAAAAAGATTGGCATTTATAAGTTGCTTGCccagcaagaacaagaggaaaacAATTGAGTTTCACATCTGCGAAAACATTCTCAAAAGAAGCCGTTGTCGTCCTTTCATGCCACGTGGCAAGAGGTCCGCAATTCTAACCTTTTTCGTTAGTTGGCAGCATGTACCATTCCGCTTGACGTTGGAGTGTTCAGTAtcgtaacacttgttgagaagGTCAACAAGATGTACAAGTCGACATGGCCGGCAAACTTAGTGGGTGCCATTGACCTACTAAGTTTATAGTTGGCAAATTcgtgattcaaatttggataagTGATTGGGCTATCGGGTCAGCAAGTTAACTTCTCGACTTGGTGACTTTACTTGTTGATTTgattgagttttaaaataacctgaatTGGATGAGTTAGGGACGAATTGAGCTGAG containing:
- the LOC116264737 gene encoding methionine aminopeptidase 2B-like: MVGSASAVGMEEASIQLNHLQVDQHPETADNGASAATKKKKKKKSVAPVVGTVNIEPKERDQEVVATSISLQDDEEEVQGDGAETTKKKKKKNKSKKKKEQLEQTDPPSVPVVDLFSSGDFPEGEIQQYKDDNLWRTTSEEKREVERLEKPIYNSLRQAAEVHRQVRKYIRSILKPGMLMIDLCETLENTVRKLISENGLQAGIAFPTGCSLNWVAAHWTPNSGDKTVLQYDDVMKLDFGTHIDGHIVDCAFTVAFNPMFNPLLEASKEATNTGIKEAGIDVRLCDVGAAIQEVMESYEVEINGKTYQVKSIRNLNGHSIGSYQIHAGKSVPIVKGGEQTKMEEGEFYAIETFGSTGKGYVREDLECSHYMKNFDVGHIPLRLPRAKQLLGTINKHFSTLAFCRRYLDRLGETKYLMALKNLSDAGIVQPYPPLCDVKGSYVSQFEHTILLRPTCKEVVSRGDDY